The sequence GGCATCGATCGGCGGGGCAGCCGAAGCTCCGGCCGTTCGCTCATCCTCAACGGCCACATCGACGTCGTTCCCGCGGGAGACGTGTCCCGGTGGACGGTCCCTCCCTGGCAGGGCACCATCCGCGACGGCAACCTGGTGGGCCGCGGCGCGCTGGACATGAAGGGGGCGCTCTGCTGCGGGCTGTACGCGGCCCGAGCGATCGCGGACGCCGGGGTGGAACTGGACGGGCAGCTCCTGCTCCAGAGCGTGATCGCCGAGGAAGACGGAGGCGCGGGCACCCTGGCCGCCATCCAGCGCGGCTACACCGCCGACGGCGCAGTGGTCATCGAACCCACCCGCCTTTCCCTCGCGCCCGCGCAGGGAGGCGCCCTCAACTTCCGCATCCACGTCAGGGGACGCTCCGCACACGGTGCCCTGCGCACCGAGGGCGTCAGCGCCATCGACGGCTTCATCCCCATCTACCGGGCACTGCAGGCGCTCGAGGCGCGGCGCAACTCAGGGGTAGCGGACCCGCTCTTCGCCCACTACGAGGTGCCCTTCCCCCTCTGCGTGGGAACGGTACGAGCGGGTGAGTGGGCCTCGAACGTGCCGGAGAGCCTCTGCTTCGAGGGCCGTTACGGCGTGGCCGTGGGGGAAGAACCCACCGAGGCGCAGGCGATGTTCGAGGAGGCGGTCGCCGCCGCGGCGCGATCGGACCCCTGGCTGGAACGATATCCGCCGGAGGTGGAGTGGTGGGGCGGGCAGTTCCATCCGGCGGCCACGGATCCATCGGACCCGATCGTGCGCACGGTCGCGGACGCCTTCCGGGACATCGAGGGACGCGAGCCCCGCATCGAGGGGATGCCCTACGGGGCCGACATGCAACTGCTGGTGAACGTGGGACACACCCCCACGGTGATGTTCGGCCCCGGGGACGTGCGCAACGCCCATCGTCCAGACGAATGGGTGCCGATCTCCGAACTCGAAACCGTCACGCGAACCCTCGCCCTGACGGCGCTGCGTTTCTGCGGGCACGGGGGCTGACAGCCCGGAAGCCGACGCTCGGGCTTCACCGGCTGGCGCCGACCGATTCGGTGTCGCTCAGCCCTTCTCCAGATCGATCGCCGCCCCGATCGCCCTCGTGTACCATTCGAGGGTCTCGATGAAGCCGGCGAACGCCTTCTCGTACCTCTCCTCTCGCGGCGTCCCGTCGTCGCCGAAGCTTCGGCCCACGGTCGTGACGGCCATGTGCGCCACCGGGAGGGCCTTGAGGCGAAGGAAGAGGAGCTGCAGATGGTTGTGGACCTGGACACCGCCGAACGCGCCAGCCGAGAGCGTGACGATCCCCACCGGCTTCCGCTCCCACTCGCCATAGATGTAGTCGAGCGCGTTCTTGAGAACCCCGGGCATGGAGCCATTGTACTCGGGACTGACGATCACCACGGCGTCAGCCTCGCGGATCGCTTCCGAGAACGGGACCAGTCCGGGCGGCGGATCGTCTCGACGGTAGAGCCGCTCC comes from Gammaproteobacteria bacterium and encodes:
- a CDS encoding ArgE/DapE family deacylase; protein product: MTPPTADLTPTEARVLAAIDMDGLLDTISRLVAIPTDQGRETPAQERMAGWMAQAGMNVDVWAIDFEELARHPRFSIEIERGRSLGVVGSLGGGDGSLRGIDRRGSRSSGRSLILNGHIDVVPAGDVSRWTVPPWQGTIRDGNLVGRGALDMKGALCCGLYAARAIADAGVELDGQLLLQSVIAEEDGGAGTLAAIQRGYTADGAVVIEPTRLSLAPAQGGALNFRIHVRGRSAHGALRTEGVSAIDGFIPIYRALQALEARRNSGVADPLFAHYEVPFPLCVGTVRAGEWASNVPESLCFEGRYGVAVGEEPTEAQAMFEEAVAAAARSDPWLERYPPEVEWWGGQFHPAATDPSDPIVRTVADAFRDIEGREPRIEGMPYGADMQLLVNVGHTPTVMFGPGDVRNAHRPDEWVPISELETVTRTLALTALRFCGHGG
- a CDS encoding NAD(P)H-dependent oxidoreductase, whose protein sequence is MNDPLRIPVLVGSVRRGRQSIKVARFASDRLRRAGAEAPLLDLADFDLPIMEERLYRRDDPPPGLVPFSEAIREADAVVIVSPEYNGSMPGVLKNALDYIYGEWERKPVGIVTLSAGAFGGVQVHNHLQLLFLRLKALPVAHMAVTTVGRSFGDDGTPREERYEKAFAGFIETLEWYTRAIGAAIDLEKG